The following DNA comes from Ornithinimicrobium avium.
ACGATCGTCGTGGTCGGCAGGGGCCTGGAGCAGGGAACTGTCGAGATCAAGGACCGTCGCACCGGGAACCGTCGCGAGGTGCCCGTCGGGCGCGCCGTCGGCGAGGTCCTCGCCGAGGTGCGCGGTGAGGCGACCTCCACCGGCGCGGACGCGACGTCCGCGTCAGCGCCGGCCTGACGGCATACCCGCAGGTGGTCGAGCTCGGGACCGCGGCCCTGGAGGGGCTGCTGCCGGACCTGGACGTCCGGCTCCTGCTCTTCCTGGCCCTCGCCGGGCTGGCCGCCGGCTTCGTCGACGCGGTCGTCGGGGGAGGCGGGCTGATCCAGCTGCCCGCCCTCCTCGTCGCGCTGCCCGGTGCCGCGCCGGTGCAGCTGCTGGCGACCAACAAGCTGGGCTCGATCATGGGCACCACCACGAGCGCGCTGACCTACTACCGCCGGGTGCGGCCCGACCTGCGCACGGCGCTGCCGCTGGCCGGGGCGGCCTTCGCCGGCAGCGTCGGTGGCGCCCTGCTGGCGTTCCTCATCACGAAGGCGGCCTTCAACCCGATCATCCTCGTGGTGCTCGTCGGGGTCGGGATCTACACCCTCGCCAGGCCGTCGATGGGGCAGATGCAGCGGCTGCGCTTCGGCCGCCGGCACCCCCGCCGGCACCTCGCGGTGGCGCTGCTCATCGGCCTGGTCATCGGGGCGTACGACGGCGCCCTCGGCCCGGGGACCGGCTCGTTCTTCGTCTTCGCGCTCGTCAGCGCGCTGGGCTACGGCTTCCTGGAGGCCAGCGCCAAGGCCAAGATCGCCAACCTGGCCACCAACCTCGCGGCGCTCGTGGTCTTCGTGCCGCAGGGCGCGGTGCTGTGGCAGGTGGGGCTGCTCATGGGCGCGTGCAACGTGGTCGGCGGCTATCTGGGGGCTCGGGTGGCGGTGGCTCGGGGCAGCCGCTTCGTGCGGCTCTTCTTCGTGGTCGTGCTCGCCGCGTTCATCGTCAAGATCGGGCTGGACACCTGGTCCCAGCTCCTGGGCTGACCGTGGCGAAGCACCGGCCGTCGGTGGTGACCAGGACGCCGGAGCCCAGATGGGCCCTCAGGGGTGCACGGGCGTCGCGTCGCAGCCGCCGAGGCTGTCGACGGTCGAGGTGGTCCGCTGCCAGGTCTCGGGGTAGTTCTCCGGGGTCACCAGCCGCACGACGTGCGGGCCGGTCTCCATGTCCCACGGGCGGATGTCCACGCGGGTGGGCTGGTAGGACATCTGCGTGGTGACCGCACCGTCCGCGTCGCGCTGCAGGGTGAACTCGGCGACCATGCCCTCCTGCGTGCCCGGGAGCAGGTTGGGCGCGACGTCGGGGGACTGGTTGGACAGGAAGTTGCCCAGCCCGTAGATGACGTGCTTGCCGTTGATCTTGGCGCACGGCTGGATCACGTGGACGTGGGTGCCCAGGATGAGGTCGACGGCGTCGGAGCTCAGGAGGTCCTCGGCGAGCTCCTCCTGGACCGCGTTCGGCTGGTGGTTGTACTCGTCGCCCCAGTGCATGCTCACCACGACGAAGTCGGCGCCGTCCTCCTTGGCGGCCTCCGCCTGCTCGAGGATGCCCTCGCTGCCGATCGAGGGCCAGGAGGCCTTCACCAGCCACGGTGCCTCGCC
Coding sequences within:
- a CDS encoding sulfite exporter TauE/SafE family protein; translated protein: MVELGTAALEGLLPDLDVRLLLFLALAGLAAGFVDAVVGGGGLIQLPALLVALPGAAPVQLLATNKLGSIMGTTTSALTYYRRVRPDLRTALPLAGAAFAGSVGGALLAFLITKAAFNPIILVVLVGVGIYTLARPSMGQMQRLRFGRRHPRRHLAVALLIGLVIGAYDGALGPGTGSFFVFALVSALGYGFLEASAKAKIANLATNLAALVVFVPQGAVLWQVGLLMGACNVVGGYLGARVAVARGSRFVRLFFVVVLAAFIVKIGLDTWSQLLG